In the genome of Streptomyces sp. NBC_00259, the window GCCGAGGATGTCGCGGAGCTTCATCATCGACTTGCCGCCGAAGCCGCCGACCGCGAACTCGCGCTCCAGGTCCCACAGGGTGAGCCCGTGCTCGGTGATGTCCAGGTCGGGGTGCTTGCGCTGGCGGTACTCCAGCGGGTCGGTGTCGGCCATGACGTGGCCGCGGACCCGGTAGGAGTGGATCAGCTCGAAGACCCGGGCGGCCTTGGTGACGTCGTCGTCGTGCGAGGCGTCGATGTCCTTGAGCCAGCGGACCGGCTCGTAGGGGATGCGCAGCGCCTCGAAGATGTCGTCGTAGAAGCCGTCCTCGCCGAGGAGGAGGTTGGCGACGATCCGCAGGAACTCGCCGGAGGCGGCGCCCTGGATGACCCGGTGGTCGTAGGTCGAGGTCAGCGTCATGACCTTGGAGATGCCCAGCTTGTTCAGGGTGTCCTGGGAGGTGCCCTGGAACTCGGCCGGGTAGTCCATCGAGCCGACGCCCATGATCACCGACTGGCCGGGCATCAGACGCGGCACGGAGTGGACCGTGCCGAGGCCGCCGGGGTTGGTGAGGGAGACGGTGACGCCGGTGAAGTCGTCCATCGTCAGCTTGTTGCTGCGGGCGCGGCGGACGATGTCCTCGTAGGCCTGCCAGAACTCGAAGAAGTTCAGCGTCTCGGCCTTCTTGATGGCCGCGACGACGAGCTGGCGGTCACCGTTCGGCTTCACCAGGTCGATGGCCAGGCCGAGGTTGATGTGCGGCGGCTTGACCAGGGTCGGCTTGCCGTCCTTCTCCGCGAAGGAGTTGTTCATCGACGGCATGGCCTTGATCGCCTGCACCATCGCGTAGCCGATGAGGTGGGTGAAGGAGATCTTCCCGCCCCGGGCGCGCTTCAGGTGGTTGTTGATCACGATCCGGTTGTCGAAGAGCAGCTTCACCGGGACCGCGCGGACGGACGTGGCCGTCGGCAGCTCCAGCGAGGCGTTCATGTTCTTCGCGACGGCGGCGGACGGACCGCGCAGCGGGACCAGCTCGGGGCCCTCGGCGGCGGCCGGAGCGGCCGCCTTGGCGGCGGGCGCGGCGGCAGCGGGCTTCGCCGGGGCCGCCGCGGGCGCGGGGGCCTGAGCGGCGCTCGGGGCCGGCGCGGCGGCCGGAGCGGCTGCCTGCGGCGCGGCGGCGGGCTGAGCCGGGGCGGCCGGAGCCGCGGGCGCCGGAGCCTGTGCGGCCGGAGCCGCGGGCGCCGGAGCCTGTGCGGTGCTCGGCGTCTGAGTGGTGCCCTGGGCAGCGGGCTTCGTGGGCTCCGCCACCCCCGCGGCGGCGGAGCCGGCGGCGGCCGTACCGCCCGGCTTGTAGTCGGCGAAGAAGTCCCACCAGGCGCGGTCGACCGAATTCGGGTCCTGGAGGTACTGCTGGTAGATCTCGTCGACGAGCCACTCATTGGGACCGAAGGCGGCAGCGGGGTTCTTCCCCTGCCCGTCTTGATCGGTCGAAGTGCTCGAGTTACTGGGGGACTGAGACGACACGGCGGCAACCGCCCTCTTCCGCTTCACAAGGTGATGGACAGCGGAAATAAAGGCTACGCCTCCGGGGCCGGGAGATGCAGGCCGGGCGTGGTCATCGTCGCCTAAGTCACACCTGACAGCCGGTTTCGGCGTAGGAAATGGCGGGAAACAAGCGGGGTTCCCCGGCGGACAGGGTACGACGCACCGCGGCTACGGCCCCGTGGACCGCACCCCTGAGTGCTTCCCGGACGCTCACTCGGATGACCCGGGCGTCCGGTTCGCTTCCGCTTCGAACCCTACGTCAACCGCGTGAGACCTGGATTCCCGGAAGAGTGACCTGGATACGGCAGCCGCGTGCCGATTCGGCCACGCCGATGCGGCCGCCGTGCAACTCGACCGCCCAGCGGGCGATCGCCAGGCCCAGCCCCGTACCGCCGTCGCTGCCGGGGCCGTGCGGCGCGGGGACGCCGCCCCGGTTGAAGCGCTCGAAGACCTTGTGCCACTCCGACTCGGGGATGCCGGGACCCTCGTCCTGCACCTCCAGGTCCAGCGACTCGGCCTGTGCGCCGCGGCGGGCCCGGACCGTGACCCTGCCGTGCGGCGGGGAGTGCTTCACGGCGTTGTCGATCAGATTGGCCATCACCTGGTGCAGCCGCTCGGCGTCCGCGTGCGCGGTCAGCTCGGGCGGCGACACGTCAAGGTGCAGATGCACGTCCTTGCGGGTGTGACTGCCGGAGGCGGAGGACAGCCTGCGCTGCGCGGCGGCCAGATTGGCCTCCTTCAGCACTCCGGAGAGATACGGCCACACCTCGAAGCGCCGTGCCTTGAGCGTGACCACACCGTTGTCGAGCCGGGACAGGTCCAGCAGGGTCTCGACCAGCCGGGACAGCCGCTCGGTCTGCTTCAGCGCCGTTCGCATCGTCTCGGGGTCGGCGGCCGAGACGCCGTCCACGACGTTCTCCAGCACCGCGCGCAGCGCCGCGATGGGGGTGCGCAGCTCGTGCGAGACATTGGCGACCAGCTCCTTGCGGTGCTGGTCCACGGCCTCCAGGTCGTCCGCCATGCGGTTGATGGTGGAGGCGAGGTCGCCCAGCTCGTCGCGGCGGCCGGCGCCGCGGACCCGGCGGGTGAAGTCACCGTGGGAGATCGACTTCGCGACCGTGTTCATCTGGTCCAGCGGCGCGGTGAGCCCGTGCGCCACGAACTGGGTGATCAGCAGCGTGGTGATGATGGCGAAGACCGTGATGTAGCGCAGCTCCGCGCCGGTCCTGAAAGCGACCAGGGCGAGCCCGGTCGTGATGAGCACCGCCACCACGACGAGAGCGCCGAGCTTGGTCTTGATCGAGATCTCGACCGACCCGAGCTCGGACCGGAGCCGGCTCAGCCGGTTCATGGCGCCGGAGTCTCCAGGGCGTACCCCACGCCATGGACGGTACGGATGCGCTCGGCGCCGATCTTCCGGCGCAGGGCCTTGATGTGGCTGTCGACCGTGCGGGTGCCGGAGGCGTCCGCCCAGTCCCAGACCTCGGCGAGGAGCTGCTCGCGCGAGAGCACCGCACGCGGCGTGTTCGCCAGGCAGACCAGCAGGTCGAACTCGGTGGGCGTGAGGTGCACGTCCTCGCTCCTGACGCGGACCCGGCGCTGGGCGTGGTCGATCTCCAGCTCGCCGAGGCGCAGGATGCCGCTGCGGGGCGTCACGGCGGCCAGCGCGGCGCGCTCCACCCGGCGCAGCAGTACGTGCACCCGGGCGGCCAGCTCACGCATGGAGAACGGCTTGGTCATGTAGTCGTCGGCGCCGACGCCGAGCCCGACCAGCATGTCCGTCTCGTCGTCGCGGGCCGTGAGCATCAGTACCGGGACGGGCCGCTGGGCCTGCACCCGGCGGCACACCTCCAGGCCGTCGAAGCCCGGCAGCATGATGTCGAGGACCATCAGGTCGGGCTGCCACGCCTCGGCGGCGTCGACGGCCGCCGGGCCGTCCGTCGCGGTCTGGACCAGGAACCCCTCGGCGCGCAGCCGGGCGGAGATGGCATCCACGATGGTGGTGTCGTCCTCGACGACGAGCACCCGGCGCTGGGCACTCGCGGTCGAGTGCGCCGCCGCGCCGTTGTTGCTGGTGTGTGTCTGCTCCATCGCCCCGCCCCTGTCGCGCACTGCGAGCTGCGTGTAGATCGGTGTGTCAGGTAGGCAGCGTAAAGGCACCGACCAGTTCCCGGCTACGCAGGGCGAACCGCGAGATGGACCACGTCAGGTACGCCTCGGGCAACCCGGATCTCTTCGGTCCTTACCCCGCTGAATCCGGCATTCCGCAATGACTCTTCGAAATCGGCGGAGGGCTTCGCCGACCATACGGCGAGCACTCCACCGGGGGTCAAACGCCGTGCACAGGCGGCCAGTCCGTCCGGTGAGTAGAGGTTGCCGTTGCCCTCGGTGACGGTCCAGTCGGGGCCGTTGTCGATGTCGAGGCAGAGCGCGTCATACGTGTCCGAAGCGTTATGGACGTGATCGACGAGGTCCGTGTGGAGAATCACGGTCCGCGGATCGGCGAGCGCCGCGTCCGAGATCCGCCGCAGCGGACCCGACATGTGCCATTCGATGATCGCCTGTTCGCGTTCCACGACGGCGATACGGGACCACGCGGGCTCGGCAGCCGCGCGCGCCAGCGAGAAGCCGACGCCGAGCCCGCCGATGAGTACGGACGGGGAGGGACGGCCGTCGAGCGCCTCGTACGCGGCGTCCAGGAGCCGTCGTTCGGAGCGGCCGTCCGATGTGTCCATCAGGAAGCAGCCGTTGGCGATGATCTCGTGGATCTCCCCGTCGGGGCCGCTCCGTTCACGCAGGACGACCTCCCCGTACGGTCCATCGCGGCGGTCGACGGTCCGGTGGCCGGTGGGGCGGCTGGAGGGCTCCATGGCCCTCAGGCTAGCGGCGGCCGTCGGGCGGTGGGCCGTGTGGCGCGGGTCATGGACGCGACGGGTGGTGATCGCGTTGCCTGGGCAGGGTTCGGGAGCCGTCGGAGCGAGGAGGGGGGGGCAGCCCGCGATGAAGGGGCTTGGCACGGCGCGCCGCGCCGGGTCGCGCGAGACCGCGGACGCGGATGCGGGCGCGGGCGCGCACGCGCGAGCCCGGTGGCTCTACCGGCTCGCGCGGCTCCTCCCGCACCCCGCCGGAACGCCCTTCACGTTCTGCTACGGGCTCGTGCTCGTCGCGACCTCCCTCTTCGCCGCGTACGGCGACCCGGCCACGGTGGCCGCCCTGCTGCGCGGCTCCAGCACGGACGTCGCGCACCTCGCCACGGCGCCGCCGCTCGTCCTGGTCGCCAGTGCCCTGTGGATCGCCGGCGGGCTCGCCTCCCCGTACGCCCTCGGGTTCGTGCTCGTCCTCACGGCCCTGGAGCGGCGCATCGGCGGCCGGCGCACGGCCGGCGTCTTCCTGGGCGGACACCTGGTGGCCACGCTCGCCACCGAGATCCCGGTCGGGCTGTGGGTCATGGCGGGCCGGCTGCCCGAGACGTCCCTGCACCGGCTCGACTACGGCATCAGCTTCGGCCTGCTGGCGAGTGTCGGCGCGCTGGCCGGTCTGTACGCCCCGGTCGCGCGGACGGCGCTGCTGGTGTGCGTCTCGGCGCTCCTGGCGCGGGACCTGCTGGCGTACGAGGACCCGCTCGGCAACTGGGGCCATGTGCTGGCCCTGCTCGCGGGCGTCGCGACCTGGCCGCTGCTCCCGGGGCGCCCACGTCCGCTTCCTCGTCCACGACCGCGCCGTCAGACGTCGGCGGGCGCCGGGTCGTAGTACACGCTGACCAGTGGGGCGACCGTGCGCCACCCCAGCGCTGTGTAGAGCGCCCGTCCGTCCGGCGTGCCGCCCAGGACGCCGACGGTGGCTCCCCGCTCGACCGCCGCGTTCTGGAGCGTGCGCATCACCAGGCTGCCGAGGCCCTTGCGGCGGTGCTCGGCGGCGGTCTCGATCTGGTCGACGACGGCCGTGGTGCCGCTCGTCGCGATCTGGCCCCGGGCCGCGAAGGCGCCGTCCGCGGTCGTGACCAGGACCCGGGTGACGCCGTCGCGCGTCCAGGTGCGCAGCCGGTGGCCGGCCCGTACGTCCGTCTCCGTCCGGGTCAGAGCCGCCGTCATCAGGAAGCCGGGCTCGTCCGGCGTCCAGTCCGGCCCCAGCCACTCCAGAACCCGCTCCTGCTCCTCGAACACCTTGAGCCACCGGCCCGGCACCCGGGCCGTCGCGGCCACCTCGCGGACGCTCCGCTCGCTGTTGTCGGTGAGGACGTGCCGGGTGGTGTGCCGGGGGAGTCCGACGTCGACGGTGACGCCCCACGGCTCGCCGACGGGTTCCGCGGCACCGCGCGACACGACCCAGCCGTCCACCCAGGCCCGTATCGTCTCGGTAATAGATGCAGATGTCATTGACCTATTACATCTGATCGGTCACGGGAAGTGACAGGGGTGATCGCTCACAGCGAACAGCCCCGGGGGAACATTGGCCGCCCCTTCCGCATTGAGTCCATGTAGCTCAACTTGACTGCCGAAGGGGAGATCATGGCTTCGACGTCCACACCGCTCACTCTGCCTGTGCTGCCGCTCGACGACGAGGTCGTGCTGCCCGGGATGGTGGTACCGCTCGACCTGTCCGACGCCGACGTACGGGCCGCGGTGGAGGCCGCCCAGGCAGCCGCCCGTTCGGCATCGGGCAAGCCACGGGTGCTGCTCGTCCCACGCATCGACGGTACGTACGCCTCGACCGGTGTCCTCGGCACCGTCGAGCAGGTCGGCCGGCTCTCCGACGGAGACCCCGGCGCCCTGATCCGCGGCCGCAGCCGGGTGCGCATCGGCGCCGGTACGACCGGTCCCGGCGCGGCCCTCTGGGTCGAGGGCACCGTTGTCGACGAGGCGCTGCCCGAAACGCTGCCCGGCTCCGTCACCGAATTGGTCAAGGAGTACAAGGCACTCGCCACCAGCTGGCTGAAGAAGCGCGGCGCCTGGCAGGTCGTCGACCGCGTCCAGCAGATCGACGACGTCTCGGCCCTCGCCGACAACTCCGGCTACTCACCCTTCCTGACCACCGCCCAGAAGGTGGAGCTGCTCGAGACCAGCGACCCGGTGGCCCGGCTCAAGCTCGCCACCGAGCAGCTGCGCGAGCACCTCGCCGAGCAGGACGTGGCCGAGTCCATCGCCAAGGACGTCCAGGAGGGCGTCGACAAGCAGCAGCGCGAATTCCTGCTGCGCCGCCAGCTCGAGGCCGTGCGCAAGGAACTGCGCGAGCTGAACGGCGAGGACGGCGAGGACGAGTCCGACGACTACCGTGCCCGGGTCGAGGCCGCCGACCTCCCGGAGAACGTCCGCGAGGCCGCGCTCAAGGAGGTCGAGAAGCTGGAGCGGTCCAGTGACCAGAGCCCCGAGGGCTCCTGGATCCGCACCTGGCTCGACACCGTCCTCGAACTGCCGTGGAACGAGCGCACGGAGGACGCGTACGACATCCGGGGCGCCAAGACGGTCCTGGACGCCGAGCACGCGGGCCTGGACGACGTGAAGGAACGGATCACCGAATACCTGGCGGTGCGCAAGCGGCGTACCGACCGGGGGCTGGGCGTGGTCGGCGGGCGGCGCGGGGGCGCGGTTCTCGCGCTCGTCGGCCCGCCCGGCGTGGGCAAGACCTCGCTCGGCGAGTCCGTCGCGCACGCGATGGGACGGAAGTTCGTCCGGGTCGCCCTCGGCGGCGTACGGGACGAGGCGGAGATCCGCGGGCACCGGCGTACGTACGTCGGCGCGCTGCCGGGCCGTATCGTCCGGGCCGTCAAGGAGGCCGGGTCCATGAACCCGGTGGTCCTGCTCGACGAGATCGACAAGGTCGGCTCCGACTTCCGCGGGGACCCGGCGGCGGCACTGCTCGAAGTCCTGGACCCGGCGCAGAACCACACGTTCCGCGACCACTACCTGGAGGTCGAGCTGGACCTGTCCGACGTGGTCTTCCTGGCCACGGCGAACGTCCTGGAGGCCATCCCGGAGGCCCTGCTCGACCGGATGGAGCTGGTCAGGCTCGACGGCTACACGGAGGACGAGAAGGTCGTCATCGGCCGGGACCACCTGCTCCCGCGCCAGCTGGAGCGGGCCGGCCTGGAGCCGGGCGAGGTCGTCCTGGACGACTCCGCGCTGCGCAAGCTGGCCGCCGAGTACACCCGCGAGGCGGGCGTACGCAACCTGGAGCGGGCGATCGCCCGGCTGCTGCGGAAGGTCGCGGCCCAGCACGAACTGGGCGACCGGGAGCTGCCGTTCACCGTCACCGACGGGGAACTGCGCGGTCTCATCGGGCGACCGCACCACGTCCCCGAGGCCGCCCAGGACCCGGCCGAGCGGCGCACCGCGGTGCCGGGCGTGGCCACGGGCCTCGCGGTCACCGGAGCCGGCGGCGACGTGCTGTACGTCGAGGCGTCCCTGGCCGACCCGGAGACCGGTGCGGCCGGACTGACCCTCACCGGTCAGCTCGGCGACGTCATGAAGGAGTCCGCACAGATCGCGCTGAGCTTCCTCCGCTCGCACGGCGCGGAACTGGAGCTGCCCGTCGCCGATCTGAAGGACCGCGGCGTGCACATCCACTTCCCGGCGGGCGCGGTCCCGAAGGACGGGCCGAGCGCGGGTATCACGAT includes:
- a CDS encoding HAMP domain-containing sensor histidine kinase; amino-acid sequence: MNRLSRLRSELGSVEISIKTKLGALVVVAVLITTGLALVAFRTGAELRYITVFAIITTLLITQFVAHGLTAPLDQMNTVAKSISHGDFTRRVRGAGRRDELGDLASTINRMADDLEAVDQHRKELVANVSHELRTPIAALRAVLENVVDGVSAADPETMRTALKQTERLSRLVETLLDLSRLDNGVVTLKARRFEVWPYLSGVLKEANLAAAQRRLSSASGSHTRKDVHLHLDVSPPELTAHADAERLHQVMANLIDNAVKHSPPHGRVTVRARRGAQAESLDLEVQDEGPGIPESEWHKVFERFNRGGVPAPHGPGSDGGTGLGLAIARWAVELHGGRIGVAESARGCRIQVTLPGIQVSRG
- a CDS encoding response regulator transcription factor → MEQTHTSNNGAAAHSTASAQRRVLVVEDDTTIVDAISARLRAEGFLVQTATDGPAAVDAAEAWQPDLMVLDIMLPGFDGLEVCRRVQAQRPVPVLMLTARDDETDMLVGLGVGADDYMTKPFSMRELAARVHVLLRRVERAALAAVTPRSGILRLGELEIDHAQRRVRVRSEDVHLTPTEFDLLVCLANTPRAVLSREQLLAEVWDWADASGTRTVDSHIKALRRKIGAERIRTVHGVGYALETPAP
- a CDS encoding spermidine synthase, which translates into the protein MEPSSRPTGHRTVDRRDGPYGEVVLRERSGPDGEIHEIIANGCFLMDTSDGRSERRLLDAAYEALDGRPSPSVLIGGLGVGFSLARAAAEPAWSRIAVVEREQAIIEWHMSGPLRRISDAALADPRTVILHTDLVDHVHNASDTYDALCLDIDNGPDWTVTEGNGNLYSPDGLAACARRLTPGGVLAVWSAKPSADFEESLRNAGFSGVRTEEIRVARGVPDVVHLAVRPA
- a CDS encoding rhomboid-like protein, which translates into the protein MKGLGTARRAGSRETADADAGAGAHARARWLYRLARLLPHPAGTPFTFCYGLVLVATSLFAAYGDPATVAALLRGSSTDVAHLATAPPLVLVASALWIAGGLASPYALGFVLVLTALERRIGGRRTAGVFLGGHLVATLATEIPVGLWVMAGRLPETSLHRLDYGISFGLLASVGALAGLYAPVARTALLVCVSALLARDLLAYEDPLGNWGHVLALLAGVATWPLLPGRPRPLPRPRPRRQTSAGAGS
- a CDS encoding GNAT family N-acetyltransferase, whose translation is MTSASITETIRAWVDGWVVSRGAAEPVGEPWGVTVDVGLPRHTTRHVLTDNSERSVREVAATARVPGRWLKVFEEQERVLEWLGPDWTPDEPGFLMTAALTRTETDVRAGHRLRTWTRDGVTRVLVTTADGAFAARGQIATSGTTAVVDQIETAAEHRRKGLGSLVMRTLQNAAVERGATVGVLGGTPDGRALYTALGWRTVAPLVSVYYDPAPADV
- the lon gene encoding endopeptidase La, yielding MASTSTPLTLPVLPLDDEVVLPGMVVPLDLSDADVRAAVEAAQAAARSASGKPRVLLVPRIDGTYASTGVLGTVEQVGRLSDGDPGALIRGRSRVRIGAGTTGPGAALWVEGTVVDEALPETLPGSVTELVKEYKALATSWLKKRGAWQVVDRVQQIDDVSALADNSGYSPFLTTAQKVELLETSDPVARLKLATEQLREHLAEQDVAESIAKDVQEGVDKQQREFLLRRQLEAVRKELRELNGEDGEDESDDYRARVEAADLPENVREAALKEVEKLERSSDQSPEGSWIRTWLDTVLELPWNERTEDAYDIRGAKTVLDAEHAGLDDVKERITEYLAVRKRRTDRGLGVVGGRRGGAVLALVGPPGVGKTSLGESVAHAMGRKFVRVALGGVRDEAEIRGHRRTYVGALPGRIVRAVKEAGSMNPVVLLDEIDKVGSDFRGDPAAALLEVLDPAQNHTFRDHYLEVELDLSDVVFLATANVLEAIPEALLDRMELVRLDGYTEDEKVVIGRDHLLPRQLERAGLEPGEVVLDDSALRKLAAEYTREAGVRNLERAIARLLRKVAAQHELGDRELPFTVTDGELRGLIGRPHHVPEAAQDPAERRTAVPGVATGLAVTGAGGDVLYVEASLADPETGAAGLTLTGQLGDVMKESAQIALSFLRSHGAELELPVADLKDRGVHIHFPAGAVPKDGPSAGITMTTALASLLSGRPVRTDVAMTGEVSLTGRVLPIGGLKQKLLAAHRAGTTTVVIPKRNEADLDDVPAEVLDKLEVHPVTDVRQVLEIALSPAELPVAAAA